One Alkalinema sp. FACHB-956 genomic region harbors:
- a CDS encoding metal-binding protein, which produces MPSGKTHDSITLWCWPAIAGLGWGITHHAGLALVASGCFLFSGLMFGPDLDIHSQQYRRWGWLRWIWLPYRQSLHHRSILSHGFLVGTTLRLLYLALLIGTVVGSGILGWSIARHSLGQGDWLAFAMPLWQQAWQPIGQSWQQYPEYWLASFVGLEAGAMSHSLSDWVGSKLKRWRNRRLKKTKPS; this is translated from the coding sequence ATGCCCTCCGGTAAAACTCACGACAGTATTACCCTGTGGTGTTGGCCTGCGATCGCGGGGCTGGGCTGGGGAATCACCCATCATGCGGGGCTGGCCTTGGTAGCCTCCGGCTGCTTTTTGTTCAGTGGGCTGATGTTTGGCCCGGATTTGGATATTCATTCCCAGCAATATCGTCGCTGGGGCTGGTTACGCTGGATTTGGTTGCCCTATCGCCAGAGCCTGCACCATCGATCGATCCTGTCCCATGGGTTTCTAGTCGGAACCACCCTACGCTTACTCTACTTAGCCCTTTTGATTGGAACGGTGGTGGGTTCTGGGATTTTGGGATGGTCGATCGCGCGGCATTCTCTCGGTCAGGGCGACTGGCTTGCATTTGCCATGCCCCTATGGCAACAGGCATGGCAACCGATCGGGCAATCTTGGCAACAATATCCAGAATATTGGTTAGCGAGTTTTGTCGGGTTGGAAGCAGGAGCCATGAGTCATAGCCTCAGCGATTGGGTGGGATCGAAGCTGAAGCGATGGCGCAATCGTCGTTTAAAAAAGACCAAACCGTCTTAA
- a CDS encoding LCP family protein yields the protein MKSVKKRPVPARRVPPGAKRPVRKTNNKRLTWLVFCLTGVAMLSAMAGALLAVSLASTPLMQRKFTSQEASIFNKGEIANSSLKMPGLTRPVNILVLGTKVLTTDVQEVPDHLKNLKYHALVNSFEGLTDTMLLVRFNPENKKVSVLSLPRDTRAEIPGYGVTKLNSANVHGGPALSARSVSQLLGGVGIDRYVTINVQGVQALVDALGGVTVHVPKDMKYRDDSQHLYINLKAGRQHLNGEQLLQLLRFRYDEYGDIGRIQRQQMVMRALMEQALNPATITRLPKILSVIQSHIDTNLSVEEIAALVGFAAQTNRSNTQMLMLPGEFSHPGEFDASYWIPTYRRIQGLMARHFDFGSADEIDNNSPENLRVTIQDSTKQPNTAQSVVKQLQKSGYGDVGIGQPWNESLSVTRIVAQRGDSQQAEAIRKALGFGEVRIENTGDIESDVTIQLGKDSTQASKK from the coding sequence GTGAAAAGCGTCAAAAAACGTCCTGTTCCTGCTCGTAGAGTTCCCCCGGGTGCGAAACGACCGGTTCGCAAAACCAACAATAAACGGTTGACTTGGTTGGTGTTTTGTCTGACAGGGGTAGCTATGCTCTCCGCAATGGCAGGTGCGTTATTGGCGGTTTCGTTGGCCAGTACCCCCCTGATGCAGCGCAAGTTCACTTCCCAGGAAGCTTCCATCTTCAATAAAGGGGAAATTGCCAATAGCAGTCTCAAAATGCCAGGGCTGACCCGTCCAGTCAACATTTTGGTTTTAGGGACTAAAGTCCTGACGACTGATGTCCAGGAAGTCCCGGATCATCTGAAGAATCTTAAGTACCATGCTTTGGTCAACTCCTTTGAAGGATTGACTGACACTATGCTTTTGGTGCGGTTTAACCCAGAAAACAAGAAAGTCTCGGTGTTGTCCCTGCCTCGGGATACTAGGGCAGAGATTCCAGGCTATGGGGTGACTAAGCTGAATTCGGCTAACGTCCACGGAGGGCCTGCACTATCCGCCCGATCGGTCAGTCAACTGTTAGGGGGCGTAGGAATCGATCGTTATGTGACGATCAATGTGCAAGGGGTACAAGCCTTGGTCGATGCCCTCGGTGGAGTCACGGTACATGTTCCCAAGGACATGAAATACCGAGACGACAGCCAGCACTTGTATATCAACCTGAAAGCGGGTCGGCAACATTTGAACGGGGAGCAGTTGCTCCAGTTACTACGGTTCCGCTACGATGAATATGGTGATATTGGTCGGATCCAACGCCAGCAAATGGTGATGCGAGCCTTGATGGAACAGGCATTGAACCCCGCAACGATTACTCGCCTCCCCAAAATTCTTTCGGTGATTCAGTCCCACATTGATACCAATCTTTCGGTTGAAGAAATTGCTGCCCTTGTGGGATTTGCAGCGCAGACGAATCGATCTAATACCCAAATGCTGATGCTGCCTGGGGAATTTAGCCATCCTGGAGAATTTGACGCGAGTTATTGGATTCCGACCTATCGCCGGATTCAGGGCCTGATGGCAAGGCACTTTGACTTTGGCTCCGCTGACGAGATCGATAACAATAGTCCTGAGAATTTGCGGGTTACCATTCAAGACAGTACCAAACAGCCTAATACCGCCCAGTCAGTGGTAAAACAGTTGCAAAAGTCGGGGTATGGGGATGTGGGGATTGGTCAACCTTGGAATGAGTCGCTCAGTGTGACTCGGATTGTGGCCCAGCGGGGAGATAGTCAGCAGGCAGAAGCCATACGCAAAGCGTTAGGATTTGGGGAAGTCCGCATCGAAAATACTGGTGATATTGAATCCGATGTAACGATTCAGTTAGGGAAGGATTCCACCCAAGCTTCTAAAAAGTAG
- the mazG gene encoding nucleoside triphosphate pyrophosphohydrolase, with the protein MAIQPDFPATQTQILEALQRLIEVVAQLRNPEGGCPWDLEQTQTTLIPYVLEEAYEVVDALKSGDQTAIADELGDLLLQVILQAQVAKDDQQFDLALVATTITEKLIRRHPHVFGEVSVENAEEVHRNWEAIKATEKPEETRLSQKMKRYARSLPPMTATMKISKKAAKVGFEWESIDGVWEKFHEELDELRHAIEHESRERQESELGDLLFSLLQIARWQGLDPVQALQGTNDRFIQRLSQMEQAVDRSLESYSLAELEALWQQAKKQLGQ; encoded by the coding sequence ATGGCCATTCAACCCGATTTTCCAGCGACCCAAACCCAAATTCTCGAAGCGCTGCAACGCCTAATTGAAGTCGTAGCCCAGTTACGCAACCCCGAGGGCGGCTGTCCCTGGGATTTGGAGCAAACGCAGACCACGCTGATTCCCTATGTCTTGGAAGAAGCCTATGAAGTGGTGGATGCGCTGAAATCTGGGGATCAAACCGCTATCGCCGATGAATTGGGGGATTTACTGCTTCAGGTGATTTTGCAAGCCCAAGTGGCCAAGGATGATCAGCAATTTGATCTAGCTTTAGTCGCCACTACGATTACGGAAAAGCTGATCCGCCGCCATCCCCACGTGTTTGGAGAAGTCTCGGTGGAGAACGCCGAGGAGGTGCATCGTAACTGGGAGGCCATTAAAGCCACGGAAAAGCCGGAAGAAACGCGGCTCAGCCAAAAGATGAAGCGTTACGCCCGATCGCTCCCCCCCATGACGGCCACGATGAAAATTTCCAAGAAAGCGGCCAAGGTGGGGTTTGAGTGGGAATCGATCGACGGGGTCTGGGAAAAATTCCACGAAGAACTCGACGAACTGCGCCACGCGATCGAACACGAGAGTCGGGAACGGCAGGAATCTGAACTGGGGGATCTGCTGTTTAGCCTCTTGCAAATTGCCCGCTGGCAAGGGCTTGATCCCGTGCAAGCGCTTCAGGGAACGAACGATCGCTTTATCCAGCGGCTCAGCCAGATGGAACAGGCCGTCGATCGATCGTTGGAAAGCTACTCGTTGGCAGAACTGGAAGCCCTCTGGCAACAAGCCAAGAAACAGCTCGGGCAGTAG
- the pdhA gene encoding pyruvate dehydrogenase (acetyl-transferring) E1 component subunit alpha yields the protein MVQDRALPTIPTTPATVTREEGLMLYEDMVLGRTFEDKCAEMYYRGKMFGFVHLYNGQEAVSTGVIRAMRPGEDYVCSTYRDHVHALSCGVPAREVMAELFGKATGCSKGRGGSMHLFSAQHRLLGGFAFIGEGIPVATGAAFQSKYRREVMGDASADQVTACFFGDGTSNNGQFFECLNMAALWKLPILFVVENNKWAIGMAHDRASSQTEIFKKASVFGMAGYEVDGMDVLSVRAIAQEAVARARAGEGPTLIECLTYRFRGHSLADPDELRSKEEKDSWFSRDPIKKLAAYMIEQNLATQPELKDIDKKIQAHVEDAVEFALSSPEPDPSELYKYVFAED from the coding sequence ATGGTTCAAGATAGAGCATTACCGACAATCCCCACAACACCCGCTACCGTCACCCGCGAAGAAGGGCTGATGCTCTACGAAGACATGGTTCTTGGCCGCACCTTTGAAGACAAATGTGCAGAAATGTACTATCGCGGCAAAATGTTTGGCTTCGTTCACCTTTATAACGGGCAAGAAGCGGTTTCCACCGGTGTGATTCGGGCGATGCGTCCGGGCGAAGATTATGTGTGCAGTACCTATCGGGATCACGTCCATGCCCTGAGCTGCGGGGTTCCCGCGCGGGAAGTCATGGCTGAATTGTTTGGTAAGGCAACGGGTTGCAGCAAGGGGCGTGGCGGTTCCATGCACTTGTTCTCAGCCCAGCATCGGTTGCTCGGTGGTTTTGCCTTCATCGGAGAAGGCATTCCGGTGGCCACGGGGGCCGCGTTCCAGTCCAAGTATCGCCGGGAAGTCATGGGCGATGCGTCAGCTGATCAAGTGACGGCCTGCTTCTTTGGAGATGGCACCAGCAACAATGGTCAGTTCTTTGAGTGCCTGAACATGGCAGCTCTCTGGAAACTTCCCATTTTGTTCGTAGTGGAAAATAATAAGTGGGCGATCGGGATGGCCCACGATCGCGCCAGTTCCCAGACGGAAATCTTCAAGAAAGCCAGTGTCTTTGGTATGGCGGGCTATGAAGTGGATGGCATGGATGTCTTGTCCGTGCGGGCGATCGCCCAGGAAGCGGTGGCACGGGCACGGGCTGGGGAAGGCCCCACGTTGATCGAATGCCTAACCTATCGTTTCCGGGGACACTCCTTGGCGGATCCAGATGAATTGAGATCGAAGGAAGAGAAAGATTCCTGGTTCTCCCGTGATCCCATTAAGAAGCTGGCCGCTTACATGATTGAGCAAAATCTGGCGACCCAGCCAGAACTCAAGGACATTGATAAGAAGATCCAGGCCCATGTAGAGGATGCAGTAGAGTTTGCCCTCTCTAGCCCCGAACCCGATCCCAGCGAACTCTATAAGTACGTGTTTGCGGAAGATTAA
- a CDS encoding IMS domain-containing protein: MRIPLDYYRILGLPIQAPAEQLKQAHHDRTLQLPRREYSETAVEARRALLDEGYAVLSNPAQRQAYDARFLTTAYDPDLNLTVEEISEGAAVHRPETASETHTPHIDIAEKHLIGALLILQELGEYELVLKVGRPYLSSGNASLKTGQFGDPKVALADIVLTIALACLELGREQWQQGQYETAAEALETGQELLLREGLFAGVRGEIQSDLLRLRPYRILELLSQPNENHLDRKKGITLLQDMLRERNGIDGNGDDQSGLSIDDFLRFVQQLRDYLTAEEQQVLFEEEAKRPSAVATYLAVYALLARGFAEHQPALIRRAKHMLMKLGGRQDVHLEQAVCALLLGQTEEASRVLELSQEHEPLAFIREQSQGAPDLLPGLCLYAERWLQEEVFPHFRDLVTRRVSLKDYFADGQVQGYLEELPTEGESLNAPAPLWNAKAPAAGHSPAPSAMVPTRSQPLPNARLHPPVDPGHNGVGTGAAAGLVGRSSFETEEESLIGSSDLAIAGMAAGGTALVRPRTSAHPDERPAATGGGSGPRPPRAKREVPVHGEGGQPRRIGKPKPRKKRIPAWLPWAIGLVGVGLLGFLVSRLSRQTVQAPPSPTPSVSIAAAPSPTAGIVQGDLTPETAKQLLELWFTAKRAAMGPGYAADQLSQVLVDPKLSEWQREAAAAQRDAAHVEYEHAVQIENVEMNASDPNTAIVTANVREFRKYYQNNQLAESQTDDLRLRYTLVRQDNQWRISNWQ, translated from the coding sequence GTGCGTATTCCGCTCGATTATTATCGGATTCTTGGTTTACCCATCCAAGCTCCCGCTGAACAGTTGAAGCAGGCGCACCACGATCGCACGCTCCAGCTGCCTCGGCGAGAATATTCAGAAACAGCCGTTGAGGCCCGACGGGCGCTGTTGGATGAAGGGTACGCAGTGCTTTCCAATCCGGCCCAGCGTCAAGCCTATGATGCCCGGTTTCTCACTACTGCCTACGATCCAGACTTGAATCTGACCGTTGAAGAAATCAGTGAAGGCGCTGCGGTTCACCGTCCAGAGACCGCCAGCGAAACCCACACCCCCCACATTGACATTGCGGAAAAGCATTTGATCGGGGCGCTCTTGATTTTGCAAGAGCTAGGAGAGTACGAACTGGTTCTTAAAGTGGGGCGGCCTTACCTCAGTAGCGGTAATGCGAGCCTCAAAACCGGTCAATTTGGTGACCCTAAGGTAGCCCTAGCCGATATTGTGCTGACGATCGCCCTGGCTTGCCTGGAACTCGGGCGGGAACAGTGGCAACAGGGGCAGTACGAAACTGCGGCTGAAGCCCTAGAAACGGGACAGGAATTGCTCCTGCGGGAGGGGCTATTTGCAGGTGTGCGCGGCGAGATCCAATCCGACCTGCTCCGACTCCGTCCCTACCGCATTCTGGAACTTTTATCGCAGCCCAATGAGAATCATCTCGATCGCAAGAAAGGGATTACCCTGCTCCAGGATATGTTGCGGGAGCGCAACGGCATTGATGGAAACGGGGATGATCAATCCGGTCTTAGTATTGATGACTTTTTGCGGTTTGTGCAGCAGTTACGGGACTACCTGACCGCCGAAGAACAGCAGGTACTCTTTGAAGAAGAAGCCAAACGCCCCTCCGCCGTGGCGACTTACCTGGCAGTGTATGCCTTGCTGGCTCGCGGATTTGCAGAGCATCAACCTGCGTTGATTCGGCGGGCTAAGCATATGCTGATGAAGCTCGGTGGGCGACAGGATGTGCATTTAGAGCAGGCCGTCTGTGCTCTCCTATTGGGGCAAACAGAGGAGGCCAGCCGCGTGCTGGAACTCAGTCAAGAACATGAACCGTTAGCCTTCATCCGGGAGCAATCCCAAGGGGCACCGGATTTGTTACCGGGGCTCTGTCTCTACGCAGAACGCTGGTTACAGGAAGAAGTCTTTCCCCACTTTCGGGATTTAGTCACTCGGCGAGTTTCCCTCAAGGATTACTTTGCCGACGGACAAGTGCAGGGCTATTTGGAAGAATTACCCACGGAAGGGGAGTCCCTCAATGCACCTGCACCGCTCTGGAATGCAAAAGCACCGGCGGCGGGCCATTCGCCTGCACCATCTGCCATGGTTCCCACCCGATCGCAGCCGTTACCCAATGCTCGACTCCATCCCCCAGTGGATCCTGGGCACAACGGGGTAGGCACTGGGGCAGCGGCGGGTCTGGTGGGTCGATCGTCGTTCGAAACTGAGGAAGAGTCGTTAATCGGTAGTTCGGACTTGGCGATCGCGGGGATGGCAGCCGGTGGAACCGCCTTGGTACGCCCTCGAACATCTGCGCATCCGGATGAGCGACCAGCCGCGACTGGTGGAGGGTCTGGGCCACGCCCACCCCGCGCCAAACGGGAAGTCCCTGTTCATGGAGAAGGTGGACAACCCCGTCGTATCGGCAAGCCCAAACCTCGGAAAAAACGCATTCCAGCTTGGTTGCCTTGGGCGATCGGGTTAGTGGGGGTGGGTCTGTTGGGGTTCTTGGTGAGTCGTTTATCCCGACAAACGGTACAAGCGCCACCCTCTCCAACCCCCAGTGTGTCGATCGCGGCAGCTCCCAGTCCAACTGCTGGCATCGTCCAAGGCGACCTGACCCCAGAAACCGCCAAACAACTGCTGGAATTGTGGTTCACAGCCAAGCGAGCTGCGATGGGGCCTGGCTATGCTGCTGACCAGCTTAGCCAAGTGCTGGTTGATCCGAAGTTAAGTGAGTGGCAGCGGGAAGCCGCCGCCGCCCAGCGGGATGCGGCCCATGTGGAATATGAGCATGCGGTGCAGATCGAAAATGTGGAAATGAATGCCAGTGACCCCAATACTGCGATCGTGACCGCCAACGTGCGGGAGTTTCGGAAGTATTATCAAAACAATCAATTGGCCGAATCTCAAACCGATGAC